The following are encoded together in the Dyella terrae genome:
- a CDS encoding DUF2059 domain-containing protein: MSRWGAAIALAMGVGQAMASSAPATEDQVRQLMEVVGLGKMLLQMNTQAVTTLEQSMPCVQPEFWQNYMDANQTQLFIGRLVPVWQRHFTSDEMNGLLKFYRSPLGQKVITEMPTTMAEANQAGQQWSHERSDQMVNELKQMGTLDSTGRCPAKIAVTPAPAASVAGATAITKTETGSDAEEAKPAAHSTHTTSHAKTPVKKTTAKPAPKKTTPAKTTSKAPAKTDSKAAPAKKDTKPASQPSGQSGQ; encoded by the coding sequence TTGAGCAGATGGGGTGCCGCCATTGCGCTTGCAATGGGCGTGGGACAAGCCATGGCGTCATCGGCGCCGGCGACCGAGGACCAGGTTCGCCAGCTGATGGAAGTGGTCGGGCTTGGCAAGATGCTGCTGCAGATGAATACCCAGGCAGTGACCACGCTGGAGCAGTCGATGCCCTGCGTGCAGCCCGAGTTCTGGCAGAACTATATGGACGCCAACCAGACCCAGCTGTTTATCGGCCGGTTGGTGCCCGTCTGGCAGCGCCATTTCACCTCCGACGAGATGAACGGCCTGCTGAAGTTCTACCGCTCACCATTGGGCCAGAAGGTCATTACCGAAATGCCCACCACCATGGCTGAAGCCAACCAGGCCGGCCAGCAGTGGAGCCACGAGCGCAGCGATCAGATGGTCAACGAGCTCAAGCAGATGGGCACCTTGGACAGCACCGGCCGCTGTCCCGCCAAGATCGCCGTCACACCAGCACCTGCCGCTTCCGTGGCTGGGGCAACTGCAATCACGAAGACCGAAACAGGATCCGACGCGGAAGAGGCCAAGCCGGCGGCGCACTCCACCCATACCACCTCGCACGCCAAGACCCCGGTCAAGAAGACCACTGCCAAGCCTGCGCCCAAGAAGACCACGCCTGCCAAGACCACCAGCAAGGCGCCAGCCAAAACGGATAGCAAGGCCGCGCCGGCGAAGAAGGACACCAAACCCGCCAGCCAGCCCAGCGGGCAGAGTGGTCAGTAA
- the rpsT gene encoding 30S ribosomal protein S20 yields the protein MANIKSAKKRARQSEQRRLRNVSARSMVRTALKKVVKAIEAKDKAAAVEAFASAQPVMDRYAARGLIHKNKAARHKSRLNAKIRELA from the coding sequence TTGGCCAACATCAAGTCCGCGAAGAAGCGCGCGCGCCAGTCCGAGCAGCGCCGCCTGCGCAACGTCAGCGCACGTTCCATGGTCCGCACCGCCCTCAAGAAGGTCGTCAAGGCCATTGAGGCCAAGGACAAGGCAGCCGCCGTTGAGGCCTTTGCCTCTGCACAGCCGGTCATGGACCGCTACGCTGCCCGTGGTCTGATCCACAAGAACAAGGCTGCTCGCCATAAGAGCCGCCTCAACGCGAAGATCCGCGAGCTGGCGTAA
- a CDS encoding acyl-CoA thioesterase: MSSTETVPEKRTRSRKAEVQEAAPAVTDDAQAPEAASGPLFVAPIGVRWRDLDAFNHVNNSNYLTYLEEARLQWLQHVPGWFDEHSMPVLAASELNYRRPIEWPAQLNVELFCERLGNSSVTIAHRIVNANDGALYSDGKVVMVWMDPATGKPVPLPQSIRDAAEAGA; the protein is encoded by the coding sequence ATGAGTTCCACCGAAACAGTGCCTGAGAAGCGCACACGTTCCCGCAAGGCCGAGGTGCAGGAAGCTGCCCCGGCCGTGACGGACGACGCACAGGCACCGGAGGCGGCGAGCGGCCCACTGTTCGTCGCCCCCATCGGCGTGCGTTGGCGTGACCTGGATGCGTTCAATCACGTCAACAATTCAAACTACCTCACCTACCTTGAAGAGGCGCGCCTGCAGTGGCTGCAGCACGTGCCGGGCTGGTTCGACGAGCATTCGATGCCCGTGCTGGCGGCGAGCGAGCTGAACTATCGCCGCCCGATCGAATGGCCGGCCCAGTTGAACGTGGAGCTGTTCTGCGAGCGCCTGGGCAACAGCTCGGTCACCATCGCCCACCGCATCGTCAACGCGAACGATGGCGCGCTCTACAGCGACGGCAAGGTGGTCATGGTGTGGATGGACCCGGCCACGGGCAAACCCGTGCCGCTACCGCAGTCGATCCGCGACGCTGCCGAAGCGGGCGCTTGA
- a CDS encoding bifunctional riboflavin kinase/FAD synthetase produces MMRLSRDVAGSTLAPGGSVVAVGAFDGLHRGHQALLAQVHERAAELGLTPIVVSFEPLPRAFFSPEPVPRLSSVREKLRGFDAAGMEQVLLLRFNRALTSMSADDFVRRVLVDRLNAREVWVGADFRFGHKRSGDVAMLERVGPEWCFTARTMPSVLLDGARVSATRVRMLLAAGEFSGAAPLLGRPFVIDGKVEYGKQLGRQLGYPTANIHLRDRASPVHGIFAVRVGLGESECSWPGVASLGVRPTVNEVPEPLLEVHLFDFDGDLYGQRMAVEFVAKLRDEQKFDNLDDLTVQMAKDARQARELLGMNPRLSEA; encoded by the coding sequence ATGATGAGACTTTCCAGGGATGTCGCCGGTTCCACTCTGGCGCCCGGCGGCAGCGTGGTAGCCGTCGGCGCGTTCGATGGCCTGCATCGTGGTCACCAGGCACTGCTTGCGCAGGTGCATGAGCGTGCCGCCGAGCTTGGCCTTACCCCCATCGTAGTGAGCTTCGAGCCGCTACCTCGTGCCTTCTTTTCGCCGGAACCGGTACCCCGGCTTTCCAGCGTCCGCGAGAAACTGCGCGGGTTCGATGCGGCGGGTATGGAGCAGGTGCTCTTGCTCCGCTTCAATCGCGCCCTTACATCGATGTCGGCGGACGATTTCGTGCGTCGCGTGCTGGTAGATCGCCTCAATGCGCGGGAGGTTTGGGTCGGTGCAGATTTCCGCTTCGGCCACAAGCGCAGCGGCGACGTGGCGATGCTGGAGCGGGTAGGTCCGGAATGGTGCTTCACCGCGCGCACCATGCCGTCGGTATTGCTGGATGGCGCGCGGGTCTCGGCCACGCGGGTCCGCATGCTGCTGGCGGCGGGTGAATTCTCCGGCGCGGCGCCCTTGCTGGGTCGCCCGTTCGTGATCGACGGCAAGGTGGAATACGGCAAGCAGTTGGGTCGCCAACTCGGCTATCCCACCGCCAATATCCATCTGCGCGACCGCGCCAGCCCGGTCCACGGCATCTTTGCCGTGCGCGTGGGTCTGGGCGAGAGCGAATGCAGCTGGCCGGGCGTGGCGAGCCTGGGTGTGCGGCCCACGGTGAACGAGGTGCCGGAGCCGCTGCTGGAGGTCCATCTGTTCGATTTCGACGGCGACCTGTACGGCCAACGCATGGCGGTAGAGTTCGTGGCGAAGCTGCGCGACGAGCAGAAATTCGACAACCTGGACGACTTGACCGTCCAGATGGCCAAAGACGCCCGCCAGGCTCGTGAACTGCTGGGCATGAATCCGCGTCTCAGCGAGGCGTAA
- the rplU gene encoding 50S ribosomal protein L21 — protein sequence MSYAVIKTGGKQYRVQQGDVLRVELLNAEEGAAFTFDQVLLVGAGESITVGAPIVAGATVSATVRKHGRADKIRIIKFRRRKHHKKQQGHRQHFTEVEITGINA from the coding sequence ATGAGTTACGCAGTCATCAAGACCGGCGGCAAGCAGTACCGTGTTCAGCAGGGCGACGTCCTGCGCGTGGAGCTGCTCAACGCCGAAGAAGGCGCCGCCTTCACCTTCGACCAGGTTCTGCTGGTCGGTGCCGGTGAGTCGATCACCGTGGGTGCCCCGATCGTGGCCGGTGCCACCGTCAGTGCCACCGTGCGTAAGCACGGCCGTGCCGACAAGATCCGCATCATCAAGTTCCGCCGCCGCAAGCACCACAAGAAGCAGCAGGGACATCGTCAGCATTTCACCGAAGTCGAGATCACGGGCATCAACGCCTGA
- the murJ gene encoding murein biosynthesis integral membrane protein MurJ — translation MFRGLLSFSSMTMISRVLGLVRDMSINATFGANAATDAFWVAFRIPNFMRRLFAEGSFSTAFVPVFTEVKEKRPHEDLKQLMARVSGTLGGVLLVITALGVIFAPQVAALFSQGAADTPEKFALTAQLLRLTFPFLLFVSLTALSGGALNSFHKFALPALTPVILNLCMIGGALWLSKFVHPPIMAMGWAILVAGLLQLLFQLPSLRGLDLLTLPRWGWSHPDVRRILTLMVPTLFGSSIAQINLLLDTVIAAYLMTGSQSWLSQADRFLELPLGLFGVALGTVILPSLSRHHVTTDKEGFSKALDWGLRITLLIAVPAMFALMLLARPLVATLFQHGQFTPFDTHMATLSITALSFGLPAFALVKVALPAFYSRQDTKTPVRAGVASLVANMVMNVIFVALLYTLWATPEQRQLPWMDGIAAVPGLHMALGMASAIASYINLGLLWHWLRRAGVYQRQPGWARHTLRLVLSCAVMVAVLLAGMHVWPDWTGADKWTRVWRLAVLVVAGGGAYVVTLFAAGFRLRELRGV, via the coding sequence ATGTTTCGTGGGCTGCTGTCCTTCAGCAGCATGACCATGATTTCGCGCGTACTCGGTCTGGTCCGGGACATGTCGATCAACGCCACGTTCGGCGCCAATGCGGCGACCGACGCCTTCTGGGTGGCGTTCCGCATTCCTAACTTCATGCGCAGGCTGTTCGCGGAGGGTTCGTTCTCCACGGCCTTCGTGCCGGTCTTTACCGAAGTGAAGGAAAAACGTCCTCACGAGGACCTCAAGCAGCTGATGGCCCGTGTGTCGGGCACCTTGGGTGGCGTACTGCTGGTCATCACTGCGCTGGGTGTCATTTTTGCACCGCAGGTGGCGGCGCTGTTCTCGCAGGGCGCGGCTGATACGCCGGAGAAGTTCGCGCTCACCGCGCAGCTGCTGCGACTGACTTTTCCATTCCTGTTGTTCGTATCGCTGACCGCGCTGAGCGGCGGTGCGCTCAACAGCTTCCACAAGTTCGCGCTTCCGGCGCTCACGCCGGTGATTCTCAACCTGTGCATGATTGGCGGCGCGTTGTGGCTGTCGAAATTCGTGCACCCGCCGATCATGGCGATGGGCTGGGCGATCCTGGTGGCCGGCCTGTTGCAGTTGCTGTTTCAACTGCCATCGCTGCGTGGGCTGGATCTGCTCACGCTGCCGCGCTGGGGCTGGAGCCATCCGGATGTGCGCCGCATCCTGACGCTGATGGTGCCGACGCTGTTTGGCTCCTCCATCGCGCAGATCAACCTGCTGCTGGACACGGTGATCGCGGCCTATCTGATGACGGGCTCGCAGAGCTGGCTGTCGCAGGCTGATCGCTTTCTTGAATTGCCGCTGGGTCTGTTCGGCGTCGCATTGGGCACGGTGATCCTGCCGTCGCTATCGCGCCATCACGTAACCACCGACAAGGAAGGTTTCTCCAAGGCGTTGGACTGGGGCTTGCGCATCACGCTGCTGATCGCCGTGCCGGCCATGTTTGCGCTGATGCTGCTGGCACGGCCGCTGGTAGCCACCTTGTTCCAGCATGGCCAATTCACGCCGTTCGACACGCATATGGCGACGCTGTCGATCACCGCGTTGAGCTTCGGCCTGCCGGCGTTCGCGCTCGTGAAGGTGGCGCTACCCGCGTTCTACTCGCGCCAGGACACCAAGACCCCGGTGCGCGCTGGCGTGGCGTCGTTGGTGGCAAACATGGTGATGAACGTCATTTTCGTGGCTCTGCTTTACACGCTTTGGGCGACGCCGGAACAACGCCAGCTGCCCTGGATGGATGGCATTGCCGCTGTGCCCGGCTTGCACATGGCGTTGGGCATGGCGAGCGCTATCGCCAGCTACATCAACCTTGGTTTGCTGTGGCATTGGTTGCGCCGGGCAGGGGTGTACCAGCGCCAGCCGGGCTGGGCGCGCCATACGCTGCGACTGGTGTTGTCGTGCGCCGTGATGGTGGCGGTGCTGCTGGCTGGCATGCACGTGTGGCCGGACTGGACCGGAGCAGACAAGTGGACGCGCGTGTGGCGTCTGGCTGTGCTGGTAGTGGCGGGCGGTGGTGCCTATGTCGTCACGCTGTTCGCGGCCGGTTTCCGTTTGCGCGAACTGCGCGGCGTATAA
- the cgtA gene encoding Obg family GTPase CgtA, with translation MKFVDEAIIKVQAGDGGNGCISFRREKFIPFGGPDGGDGGSGGSVWLVADEGLNTLIDFRHQRSFKAERGQNGMGSQMYGKGGEDTFIRVPVGTVVINVDTDETIGDLTQHGQRLLVALGGKGGLGNIHFKSSVNRAPRKSTPGTPGDLRELKLELKLLADVGLLGFPNAGKSTFIRAVSAATPRVADYPFTTLHPNLGVVSLGTDQSFVIADIPGLIEGAADGAGLGIQFLRHVSRTRLLLHVVDIAPIDGADPVEQVQAIEQELEKFDPELLERPRWLVMNKADVLPEDERQTMAEDVVKRLGWTGPWFLVSAIARENTMPVCQKVWQFLSEQQMAHQERADMVPGDVRLRGEGHAE, from the coding sequence ATGAAATTCGTTGACGAAGCCATAATCAAAGTTCAAGCCGGCGACGGCGGCAACGGGTGCATCAGCTTCCGTCGCGAAAAATTCATTCCCTTCGGCGGGCCTGACGGCGGCGACGGCGGCAGTGGCGGCTCGGTGTGGCTGGTGGCTGATGAAGGCCTCAACACGCTGATCGACTTCCGACACCAGCGCTCGTTCAAGGCCGAGCGCGGCCAGAATGGCATGGGCAGCCAGATGTACGGCAAGGGCGGTGAAGACACCTTCATCCGCGTGCCAGTCGGCACGGTCGTCATTAACGTCGATACCGACGAAACCATCGGTGACCTCACCCAGCATGGCCAGCGCCTGCTGGTGGCGCTTGGTGGCAAGGGTGGCCTGGGTAACATCCACTTCAAGAGCTCAGTGAACCGTGCGCCGCGTAAGTCGACACCGGGTACACCGGGCGATCTGCGTGAGCTGAAGCTGGAGCTGAAGCTGCTGGCGGACGTGGGTTTGCTGGGCTTCCCCAATGCGGGCAAGTCCACTTTCATCCGCGCCGTGTCTGCCGCTACCCCGCGCGTGGCGGATTACCCGTTCACGACACTGCATCCGAACCTGGGTGTAGTGAGCCTGGGTACGGACCAGAGCTTCGTCATCGCCGACATTCCTGGCCTTATCGAGGGTGCGGCAGATGGCGCAGGCCTCGGCATCCAATTCCTGCGTCACGTGTCGCGCACGCGCCTGTTGCTGCACGTGGTCGACATCGCTCCTATCGATGGTGCAGATCCGGTGGAGCAGGTGCAGGCCATCGAGCAGGAGCTGGAGAAGTTCGATCCGGAACTGCTGGAGCGTCCCCGTTGGCTGGTTATGAACAAGGCCGACGTGCTGCCGGAAGACGAGCGCCAGACGATGGCCGAGGACGTCGTGAAGCGGCTGGGTTGGACGGGTCCTTGGTTCCTGGTTTCGGCGATTGCCCGCGAGAACACGATGCCGGTGTGCCAGAAGGTTTGGCAATTCCTGTCGGAGCAGCAGATGGCGCACCAGGAGCGTGCGGATATGGTGCCGGGGGATGTGAGGTTGAGGGGAGAGGGCCACGCTGAGTAA
- the uvrA gene encoding excinuclease ABC subunit UvrA, with protein sequence MDTIRIRGARTHNLKNIDLDLPRDKLIVITGLSGSGKSSLAFDTIYAEGQRRYVESLSAYARQFLSMMEKPDVDHIEGLSPAISIEQKSTSHNPRSTVGTITEVYDYLRLLYARVGTPRCPDHGIPLEAQTVSQMVDSTLAMDADKRFMLLAPVIRERKGEHVQVFDQLRAQGFVRARVDGAVYDLDAVPPLTLRQKHTIEVVIDRFRPRDDIKQRLAESFETALRLGDGLAIVVDMDDAKAPEQLLSSRYSCPVCDYSLPELEPRLFSFNSPVGACPTCDGLGVTQVFDATRVVAHPELSLAGGAIRGWDRRNAHYFQLLLSLAAHYKFDVDTPWRKLPTDVQKAVLYGSGKELIAFKYITERGGRVTREHAFEGILPNMERRYKETESPAVREELAKYISDQACRECEGQRLNRSARNVFVADHALPSLTSRSIDDALAFFEKLTLTGWRGEIAVKIVKEIRERLTFLNDVGLNYLTLDRQADSLSGGEAQRIRLASQIGAGLVGVMYVLDEPSIGLHQRDNERLLGTLTRLRDLGNTVIVVEHDEDAIRMADHVLDIGPGAGVHGGEIVAEGTLKDILTSPRSVTGQFLSGKRGIKVPEERRQQLDPDSWLHLKGAHGNNLKNVDLAIPAGLFTCVTGVSGSGKSTLINDTLYRLAATELNGSGEKAAPYKSIEGLELFDKVVDIDQSPIGRTPRSNPATYTGLFTPLRELFAQVPEARARGYTPGRFSFNVRGGRCEACEGDGMIKVEMHFLPDVYVPCDVCHGKRYNRETLEVHYKGHTIADVLGMTVEDALKLFENVPTIARKLETLRAVGLDYIKLGQSATTLSGGEAQRVKLSKELSKRDTGRTLYILDEPTTGLHFHDIEQLLDVLHQLVEQGNTVVVIEHNLDVIKTADWLVDLGPEGGAGGGRILVTGTPEQVAATPGSHTGHFLAPHLDMKPTKAAKATKAESNGKSKPALRKKTA encoded by the coding sequence ATGGACACCATCCGCATTCGCGGTGCGCGCACGCACAACCTCAAAAACATCGACCTCGACCTGCCCCGCGACAAGCTGATCGTGATCACCGGGCTGTCGGGCTCGGGCAAGTCCTCGCTGGCCTTCGACACCATCTATGCCGAGGGTCAGCGCCGCTATGTCGAGTCGCTGTCGGCGTATGCCCGTCAGTTCCTGTCGATGATGGAGAAGCCCGACGTCGACCATATCGAGGGCCTGTCGCCAGCGATTTCCATCGAACAGAAGTCGACCTCGCACAATCCGCGCTCGACCGTGGGCACGATCACCGAGGTCTACGACTACCTGCGCTTGCTATATGCCCGCGTGGGCACGCCGCGCTGCCCGGACCACGGCATTCCGCTGGAAGCGCAGACGGTGAGCCAGATGGTGGACTCTACGCTCGCCATGGACGCCGACAAGCGCTTCATGCTGCTTGCGCCCGTGATCCGCGAGCGCAAGGGCGAGCACGTGCAGGTGTTCGATCAGCTGCGCGCACAAGGTTTCGTGCGCGCCCGCGTCGACGGCGCCGTGTACGACCTGGATGCAGTGCCGCCTCTGACGTTGCGCCAAAAGCACACCATCGAAGTGGTGATCGACCGCTTCCGTCCGCGCGACGACATCAAGCAGCGCCTGGCCGAATCGTTCGAGACCGCGCTGCGCCTGGGCGACGGCCTGGCCATCGTGGTCGACATGGACGATGCCAAGGCGCCGGAACAATTGCTGTCCTCGCGTTACTCCTGCCCGGTCTGCGATTACTCGCTGCCGGAGCTGGAACCGCGCCTGTTCTCCTTCAACTCACCCGTCGGCGCCTGCCCGACCTGTGACGGCCTGGGCGTGACGCAGGTGTTCGACGCTACGCGCGTCGTAGCGCATCCGGAGTTGTCGCTCGCGGGTGGCGCCATCCGTGGCTGGGATCGTCGCAACGCGCACTACTTCCAGCTGTTGCTGTCGCTGGCTGCGCATTACAAGTTCGACGTGGACACGCCGTGGCGCAAGCTGCCGACGGACGTCCAGAAGGCCGTGCTTTACGGCAGCGGAAAGGAGCTGATCGCGTTCAAGTACATCACCGAACGCGGTGGCCGGGTAACGCGCGAACACGCGTTCGAAGGCATCCTCCCGAACATGGAACGCCGCTATAAGGAAACCGAATCCCCCGCGGTACGCGAGGAATTGGCTAAGTACATCAGCGACCAGGCCTGCCGCGAATGCGAAGGCCAGCGCCTGAACCGCTCGGCACGCAACGTGTTCGTGGCCGACCACGCCCTGCCCTCGCTGACCTCGCGCTCCATCGACGATGCGCTCGCCTTTTTCGAGAAGCTGACCCTTACCGGTTGGCGCGGCGAGATCGCCGTGAAGATCGTGAAGGAGATCCGAGAGCGCCTCACGTTCCTTAACGATGTGGGCCTCAACTACCTCACGCTGGATCGTCAGGCGGATTCGCTCTCCGGTGGCGAGGCTCAACGCATCCGTCTCGCCTCGCAGATTGGCGCCGGCCTGGTCGGCGTGATGTACGTGCTCGACGAGCCATCCATCGGCCTGCACCAGCGCGACAATGAGCGCCTGCTGGGCACGCTGACGCGTCTGCGCGACCTAGGCAACACAGTGATCGTGGTCGAGCATGACGAAGACGCCATCCGCATGGCGGACCACGTTCTCGATATCGGGCCCGGCGCGGGTGTGCATGGCGGCGAAATCGTCGCAGAAGGCACGCTCAAGGACATCTTGACCTCGCCGCGCTCCGTCACCGGCCAGTTCCTGTCCGGCAAGCGCGGCATCAAGGTGCCAGAGGAACGCCGCCAGCAGCTCGACCCCGACTCTTGGCTGCACCTGAAGGGCGCTCACGGCAACAACCTGAAGAACGTCGACCTCGCCATTCCCGCGGGCTTGTTCACCTGCGTGACAGGCGTGTCCGGCTCGGGTAAGTCCACGCTAATCAACGACACGCTGTACCGCCTTGCCGCCACCGAACTCAATGGTTCCGGCGAAAAGGCGGCGCCGTACAAGTCCATCGAAGGCCTGGAGCTATTCGACAAAGTGGTGGACATCGATCAGTCGCCGATTGGCCGCACACCACGCTCCAATCCTGCCACCTACACTGGCCTGTTCACGCCGCTGCGCGAACTGTTCGCGCAGGTGCCGGAAGCACGCGCCCGTGGCTACACGCCAGGCCGTTTCAGCTTCAACGTGCGCGGCGGCCGCTGCGAGGCCTGCGAAGGCGACGGCATGATCAAGGTCGAGATGCACTTCCTGCCGGATGTGTACGTGCCCTGCGACGTCTGCCACGGCAAGCGCTACAACCGCGAAACCCTGGAAGTGCATTACAAGGGCCACACCATTGCCGACGTGCTCGGCATGACCGTGGAGGATGCGCTGAAGTTGTTCGAGAACGTGCCGACCATCGCACGCAAGCTTGAAACGCTGCGCGCCGTGGGCCTGGATTACATCAAGCTCGGCCAGAGTGCGACCACGCTGTCCGGTGGCGAAGCACAACGCGTGAAGCTGTCCAAGGAGCTGTCCAAGCGCGACACGGGCCGCACGCTGTACATCCTTGACGAGCCGACCACTGGCCTGCACTTCCACGATATTGAGCAGTTGCTCGACGTGCTGCACCAGTTGGTGGAACAGGGCAACACGGTGGTAGTGATCGAGCATAATCTCGATGTGATCAAGACCGCCGATTGGCTGGTCGATCTCGGCCCGGAAGGTGGTGCCGGTGGTGGTCGCATCCTCGTAACCGGCACGCCGGAGCAGGTGGCTGCCACGCCGGGTTCGCATACCGGACACTTCCTTGCCCCGCACCTCGACATGAAGCCCACCAAGGCGGCCAAGGCGACCAAGGCCGAGAGCAATGGCAAGAGCAAACCCGCATTACGGAAGAAGACTGCATGA
- the rpmA gene encoding 50S ribosomal protein L27, with amino-acid sequence MAHKKGVGSSRNGRDSNPKYLGVKIYGGQAIEAGNIIVRQRGTKFHAGTGVGVGRDHTLFALVNGTVEFKTRGAEGRKFVSVVKV; translated from the coding sequence ATGGCACATAAAAAAGGCGTAGGTTCGTCCCGCAACGGTCGCGATTCGAACCCTAAGTACCTCGGCGTCAAGATCTACGGTGGTCAGGCCATCGAGGCCGGCAACATCATCGTGCGTCAGCGCGGCACCAAGTTCCATGCCGGTACCGGCGTGGGCGTGGGTCGTGACCACACGCTGTTCGCCTTGGTTAATGGCACCGTTGAGTTCAAGACTCGCGGCGCCGAAGGCCGTAAGTTCGTCAGCGTCGTCAAGGTTTGA